Proteins from a single region of Acidovorax sp. NCPPB 3576:
- a CDS encoding amino acid ABC transporter substrate-binding protein, with the protein MAFPLKALAGAATAAAAFFWGGAAAAQASAPPATPSAQQPTLEKIKAAGKVVLGVREASPPMAYALGANEKFVGYHVELCERVMKEIAPQARLEYMAVTAQNTLALVQNGTIDIGCGPTTNNTARQQQVAFAVTTYVSEVRMTVRADSDLNSVSQLGGRTVAASAGTTAVQMLRKQERALGAPIKTLLGKDHQESFLLMESGRADAFVLDDNLLAGAIATSKDPAAYRIAGEAMGVEPIALLFRKDDPAFKAGVDGVLVRLMQTGELEKIYAKWFTSPIPPRHLSLNLPMSGTLRQLIAAPNDKPLEAYLK; encoded by the coding sequence ATGGCATTCCCCCTCAAGGCCCTGGCTGGCGCGGCCACGGCCGCAGCGGCCTTTTTCTGGGGCGGCGCCGCCGCCGCGCAGGCGTCCGCACCGCCCGCCACCCCTTCGGCGCAGCAGCCCACGCTGGAGAAGATCAAGGCCGCCGGCAAGGTGGTGCTGGGCGTGCGCGAGGCCTCGCCGCCCATGGCCTACGCCCTGGGCGCGAACGAGAAGTTCGTGGGCTACCACGTGGAGCTGTGCGAGCGCGTGATGAAGGAGATCGCGCCGCAGGCCCGGCTCGAATACATGGCGGTGACCGCGCAGAACACGCTGGCGCTGGTGCAGAACGGCACCATCGACATCGGCTGCGGCCCCACCACCAACAACACGGCGCGCCAGCAGCAGGTGGCCTTTGCCGTGACCACCTACGTGAGCGAGGTGCGCATGACCGTGCGCGCGGATTCGGATTTGAATTCGGTCAGCCAATTGGGCGGGCGCACGGTGGCCGCATCGGCCGGCACCACTGCCGTGCAGATGCTGCGCAAGCAAGAGCGCGCACTGGGTGCCCCCATCAAGACGCTGCTGGGCAAGGACCACCAGGAGAGCTTTCTGCTGATGGAGTCGGGCCGGGCGGATGCCTTCGTGCTGGACGACAACCTGCTGGCGGGCGCGATTGCCACCTCCAAGGACCCGGCGGCCTACCGCATCGCGGGCGAGGCGATGGGCGTGGAGCCGATCGCGCTGCTGTTCCGCAAGGACGACCCCGCGTTCAAGGCCGGGGTGGACGGCGTGCTGGTGCGGCTGATGCAGACGGGCGAGCTGGAAAAGATCTACGCCAAGTGGTTCACGAGCCCCATCCCGCCGCGCCACCTGAGCCTGAACCTGCCCATGAGCGGCACGCTGCGGCAGCTGATCGCGGCGCCCAACGACAAGCCGCTGGAGGCCTATCTGAAATGA
- a CDS encoding LysR family transcriptional regulator, with amino-acid sequence MTLLRRAFLPSMADLLAFEAAARHHSVSRAAEELHLTQSAVSRQIRQLEAQLGTALFHRVRQRVVLTDAGRVYAADLQGVLQQLSAITQKAMAFSSTDGLLNLAVLPTLGTRWLIPRLGGFMALHPEVTVNFAARSEPFDFAGTPFDAAIHFGAPHWAGAVCEYLMHEEVVPVCSPGYQSQHGIHTPQDLARVVLLQQSTRPTQWSEWFELVGAPTSLALRGPRHEQFAMIAQAAVSGLGAALLPRFLIEPELAAGSLVELSATVLTSGDAYYLVYPETRAEAPLVKAFRDWVVGESGGEWGS; translated from the coding sequence ATGACCTTGCTGCGCCGCGCCTTTCTCCCCTCCATGGCCGACCTGCTGGCCTTCGAAGCCGCCGCCCGCCACCACAGCGTGTCGCGCGCGGCCGAAGAACTGCACCTGACCCAAAGCGCCGTCTCGCGCCAGATCCGCCAGCTGGAGGCGCAGCTGGGCACCGCCCTGTTCCACCGCGTGCGCCAGCGCGTGGTGCTCACCGACGCCGGCCGCGTCTACGCAGCCGACCTGCAGGGCGTGTTGCAGCAACTGTCGGCCATCACGCAAAAGGCCATGGCCTTCAGCAGCACCGACGGCCTGCTCAACCTGGCCGTGCTGCCCACCCTGGGCACCCGCTGGCTCATCCCGCGCCTGGGCGGGTTCATGGCGCTGCACCCGGAGGTGACGGTCAATTTTGCGGCGCGGTCCGAGCCGTTCGACTTTGCCGGCACCCCGTTCGACGCCGCCATCCACTTCGGCGCGCCGCACTGGGCCGGGGCGGTGTGCGAATACCTCATGCACGAAGAAGTCGTGCCCGTGTGCAGCCCGGGCTACCAAAGCCAGCACGGCATCCACACCCCGCAAGACCTGGCGCGCGTGGTGCTGCTGCAGCAGAGCACGCGGCCCACGCAGTGGTCGGAATGGTTCGAATTGGTGGGCGCCCCGACCAGCCTGGCACTGCGCGGGCCACGGCACGAGCAGTTCGCCATGATTGCGCAGGCGGCGGTGTCGGGGCTGGGGGCGGCGCTGCTGCCGCGGTTTTTGATCGAGCCGGAGCTGGCGGCGGGGAGCCTGGTGGAGCTGTCGGCCACGGTGCTGACCAGTGGCGATGCGTATTACCTGGTGTATCCGGAGACGCGGGCCGAGGCGCCGTTGGTGAAGGCGTTCAGGGATTGGGTGGTGGGGGAGAGTGGGGGAGAGTGGGGGAGTTGA
- a CDS encoding thiamine pyrophosphate-binding protein — protein MTSTVSPRTGGQVLVDQLILHGVQQLFCVPGESYLAVLDALHDAQIAVTVCRQEGGAAMMAEAQGKLTGQPGICFVTRGPGVTNASAGIHIAHQDSTPLIVFVGQVARGALGREAFQELDYGAVFGTMAKWVVQIDDARRVPELVSRAFHVATSGRPGPVVVALPEDMLTDAVQVADALPYTVPETHPGAAALQELAERLAAAERPVAILGGSRWSEKAVQDFVAFAQAWSLPVYCSFRRQMLFPASHDSYGGDLGLGVNPKLLARIRGSDLVLVVGGRLSEIPSQGYELFDIPVPAQPLVHVHADANELGRLYRATQSIHATPQAFASALAQMQPPAAVRWAAHTQAARAEYLAWSDPDPIRIPGPLQMGEVMRHLREVLPADAIFCNGAGNFATWVHRFWPFTAYASQLAPTSGSMGYGLPAGVGAKRLWPQREVVVFAGDGDFLMHGQEFATAVQYGLPIIVVLLDNAMYGTIRMHQEREYPGRVSATQLKNPDFKAYAAAFGGHGERVETTAEFAPALARARASGLPCVLHCLLDPEAITPTGTLQGIRSAAQARKPG, from the coding sequence ATGACTTCCACCGTTTCCCCCCGCACCGGCGGCCAGGTCCTCGTGGACCAGCTCATCCTGCACGGCGTGCAGCAGCTTTTCTGCGTGCCCGGCGAAAGCTACCTGGCCGTGCTGGATGCCCTGCACGATGCGCAGATCGCCGTCACCGTGTGCCGCCAGGAGGGCGGCGCGGCCATGATGGCCGAGGCGCAGGGCAAGCTCACCGGGCAGCCCGGCATCTGCTTCGTGACGCGCGGCCCGGGGGTGACCAATGCCTCGGCCGGCATCCACATCGCGCACCAGGATTCCACGCCGCTCATCGTGTTCGTGGGCCAGGTGGCGCGCGGCGCGCTGGGGCGCGAGGCGTTCCAGGAGCTGGACTACGGCGCCGTGTTCGGCACCATGGCCAAGTGGGTGGTGCAGATCGACGACGCGCGCCGCGTGCCCGAGCTGGTGTCGCGCGCCTTCCACGTCGCCACGTCGGGCCGCCCGGGCCCGGTGGTGGTGGCGCTGCCCGAGGACATGCTGACCGATGCGGTGCAGGTGGCCGACGCCCTGCCCTACACGGTGCCGGAAACCCACCCCGGCGCGGCGGCGCTGCAGGAACTGGCCGAGCGCCTGGCGGCCGCCGAGCGCCCCGTCGCCATCCTGGGCGGCAGCCGGTGGTCGGAGAAAGCGGTGCAGGACTTCGTCGCGTTCGCGCAGGCCTGGTCGCTGCCGGTGTACTGCTCGTTCCGCCGGCAGATGCTGTTCCCGGCCAGCCACGACAGCTACGGCGGCGACCTGGGCCTGGGAGTGAACCCCAAGCTGCTGGCGCGCATCCGCGGGAGCGACCTGGTGCTGGTGGTGGGCGGGCGCCTGTCGGAGATTCCGTCGCAGGGCTACGAGCTGTTCGACATTCCCGTGCCGGCACAGCCCCTGGTGCATGTGCATGCCGACGCCAATGAACTGGGCCGCCTGTACCGGGCGACGCAGTCCATCCACGCCACGCCGCAGGCCTTTGCCAGCGCACTTGCCCAAATGCAGCCACCCGCCGCCGTGCGCTGGGCGGCGCACACACAGGCCGCCCGCGCCGAGTACCTGGCCTGGAGCGATCCGGACCCGATCCGCATCCCGGGGCCGCTGCAGATGGGCGAGGTCATGCGGCACCTGCGCGAGGTGCTGCCGGCCGATGCGATCTTCTGCAACGGCGCGGGCAACTTCGCCACCTGGGTGCACCGCTTCTGGCCGTTCACCGCCTATGCCAGCCAGTTGGCGCCCACCAGCGGATCGATGGGCTACGGCCTGCCGGCCGGCGTGGGGGCCAAGCGGCTGTGGCCGCAGCGCGAGGTGGTGGTGTTCGCGGGCGACGGCGACTTTCTGATGCACGGGCAGGAGTTCGCCACCGCCGTGCAGTACGGCCTGCCCATCATCGTGGTGCTGCTGGACAACGCCATGTACGGCACCATCCGCATGCACCAGGAACGCGAATACCCCGGCCGCGTGAGCGCCACCCAGTTGAAGAACCCGGATTTCAAGGCCTATGCCGCGGCCTTCGGCGGGCATGGCGAGCGGGTGGAGACGACGGCGGAGTTCGCCCCGGCGCTGGCACGCGCCCGGGCCAGCGGCCTGCCCTGCGTGCTGCACTGCCTGCTGGACCCGGAGGCCATCACGCCCACGGGCACGCTGCAGGGCATCCGCAGCGCGGCGCAGGCCCGCAAGCCGGGCTAG
- the amaB gene encoding L-piperidine-6-carboxylate dehydrogenase: MSANAASPSAPATPSPSVSAEVDQLLQRLGVPRTAYTGGSLPVRSPITGEAIGAVPQHSAADATAAIGRAHAAFQVWRNVPAPRRGELVRLLGEELRAAKSDLGLLVTIEAGKVPSEGLGEVQEMIDICDFAVGLSRQLYGLTIATERPGHRMMETWHPLGVCGVISAFNFPVAVWSWNAALALVCGDPVVWKPSEKTPLTALATHAIAQRAIARFGADAPAGLLELIIGQRDLGEVLVDDARVPVLSATGSTAMGRAVGPRLAARFARGILELGGNNAAIVAPTADLGLALRGIAFAAMGTAGQRCTTLRRLFVHESIYDQLVPQLAKVYASVQVGDPRTPGTLVGPLIDRPAFEGMQEALAQSRALGATVHGGDRVEGIAGSDAYYVRPALVELPKHEGPALHETFAPILYVVRYGTLEEAIAMNNAVGAGLSSSIFTLNVREAEQFMSAAGSDCGIANVNIGPSGAEIGGAFGGEKETGGGREAGSDSWKAYMRRATNTINYSTALPLAQGVTFDIAD, encoded by the coding sequence ATGTCTGCCAACGCCGCCAGCCCGTCTGCCCCCGCCACGCCCTCCCCGTCCGTCTCGGCAGAGGTCGATCAACTGCTGCAACGACTGGGCGTGCCGCGCACGGCCTACACGGGCGGCAGCTTGCCGGTGCGCTCGCCCATCACGGGCGAGGCGATCGGCGCGGTGCCGCAGCACAGCGCGGCCGATGCCACCGCGGCCATCGGACGGGCGCACGCGGCCTTCCAGGTCTGGCGCAATGTGCCGGCGCCGCGCCGGGGCGAACTGGTGCGCCTGCTGGGCGAAGAGCTGCGCGCGGCCAAGTCCGACCTGGGCCTGCTGGTGACGATCGAGGCGGGCAAGGTGCCGTCCGAGGGGCTGGGCGAGGTGCAGGAGATGATCGACATCTGCGACTTCGCCGTGGGCCTGTCGCGCCAGCTGTACGGCCTGACGATCGCCACCGAGCGCCCCGGCCACCGCATGATGGAAACGTGGCATCCGCTGGGCGTGTGCGGCGTGATCTCGGCGTTCAATTTTCCCGTGGCGGTGTGGTCGTGGAACGCGGCGCTGGCGCTGGTGTGCGGCGATCCGGTGGTGTGGAAGCCGTCGGAAAAAACCCCGCTCACGGCGCTGGCCACGCACGCGATCGCGCAGCGCGCCATCGCCCGGTTCGGCGCCGATGCGCCCGCGGGCCTGCTGGAGCTGATCATCGGCCAGCGCGACCTGGGCGAGGTCCTGGTGGATGACGCGCGCGTGCCGGTGCTGTCGGCCACGGGCTCCACCGCCATGGGCCGGGCCGTGGGCCCGCGCCTGGCGGCCCGCTTTGCGCGCGGCATCCTGGAGCTGGGCGGCAACAACGCGGCCATCGTGGCGCCCACGGCCGACCTGGGTCTGGCGCTGCGCGGCATCGCCTTCGCGGCCATGGGCACGGCGGGCCAGCGCTGCACCACGCTGCGCCGGCTGTTCGTGCACGAAAGCATCTACGACCAGCTGGTGCCCCAGCTCGCCAAGGTGTATGCCAGCGTGCAGGTGGGCGACCCGCGCACGCCAGGCACCTTGGTGGGCCCGCTGATCGACCGGCCGGCCTTCGAGGGCATGCAGGAGGCGCTGGCGCAAAGCCGCGCGCTGGGCGCCACGGTGCATGGCGGCGACCGGGTGGAGGGCATCGCGGGCAGCGATGCGTATTACGTGCGCCCGGCGCTGGTGGAGCTGCCAAAGCACGAAGGCCCGGCGCTGCATGAAACCTTCGCGCCCATCCTGTACGTGGTGCGCTACGGCACGCTGGAGGAGGCGATTGCCATGAACAACGCGGTGGGCGCGGGCCTGTCGTCGTCGATCTTCACGCTGAACGTGCGCGAGGCCGAGCAGTTCATGTCGGCCGCGGGGTCGGACTGCGGCATTGCCAATGTGAACATCGGCCCGAGCGGCGCCGAGATCGGCGGGGCCTTCGGCGGCGAGAAGGAGACCGGCGGCGGCCGCGAGGCGGGGTCGGACAGCTGGAAGGCCTACATGCGCCGCGCAACCAACACCATCAACTATTCCACCGCCCTGCCCCTGGCGCAGGGCGTGACCTTCGACATCGCCGACTGA
- a CDS encoding pyridoxal phosphate-dependent aminotransferase, translated as MTAALTNGAAPADTFTPARRIAALGVSPILRITDHANALKRSGRPVIVLGAGEPDFDTPDHILEAARQALARGETRYTVLDGSPAMKEAVREKFRRDNGLDFALDEITVGTGAKQVLYNAFMATLDPGDEVILPAPYWSSYADVVTIAGGVPVTVPCTEADGFRLAPAALEAAITPRTRWLLLNSPSNPTGAAYSAAQLRPLLDVLLRHPQVWLLSDDIYEHILYDGAAFATPAALEPRLKGRCLTVNGVSKAYAMTGWRIGFAGGPRALIAAMAVVQSQCTSCPSSISQAAAIEALTGPQAIVAERCADFQARRDFVVQALNQAPGLRCRTPEGAFYTYASCAGTLGRTTPGGALLKTDVDFCQYLLAEYEVAVVPGTYFGLAPYFRISYATSMAQLQTACQRIQDACAALR; from the coding sequence ATGACCGCCGCTCTGACCAATGGCGCGGCCCCGGCCGACACCTTCACGCCCGCGCGGCGCATCGCGGCGCTGGGCGTGTCGCCCATCCTGCGCATCACGGACCACGCCAACGCGCTCAAGCGCTCGGGCCGGCCGGTGATCGTGCTGGGCGCGGGCGAGCCCGACTTCGACACCCCCGACCACATCCTGGAGGCGGCGCGCCAGGCGCTGGCGCGTGGCGAGACCCGCTACACGGTGCTGGACGGCAGCCCGGCGATGAAGGAGGCCGTGCGCGAGAAGTTCCGGCGCGACAACGGCCTGGACTTCGCCCTGGACGAGATCACCGTGGGCACGGGCGCCAAGCAGGTGCTCTACAACGCATTCATGGCCACGCTGGACCCGGGCGACGAGGTGATCCTGCCCGCGCCCTACTGGTCGTCGTATGCCGATGTGGTGACGATTGCGGGGGGCGTGCCGGTCACCGTGCCGTGCACCGAGGCGGACGGCTTCCGGCTGGCGCCGGCCGCGCTGGAGGCGGCCATCACGCCGCGCACGCGCTGGCTGCTGCTCAACTCGCCCTCCAACCCCACCGGGGCCGCCTACAGCGCTGCGCAGTTGCGCCCGCTGCTGGACGTGCTGCTGCGCCACCCGCAGGTGTGGCTGCTGTCGGACGACATCTACGAACACATCCTGTACGACGGCGCGGCCTTCGCCACGCCGGCCGCGCTGGAGCCGCGCCTGAAAGGCCGCTGCCTCACGGTGAACGGCGTGTCCAAGGCCTATGCCATGACGGGCTGGCGCATCGGGTTTGCCGGCGGCCCGCGCGCGCTGATCGCCGCCATGGCGGTGGTGCAGAGCCAGTGCACCTCGTGCCCCTCGTCCATCAGCCAGGCCGCGGCCATCGAGGCACTGACCGGGCCGCAGGCCATCGTGGCCGAGCGCTGCGCGGATTTCCAGGCCCGCCGCGACTTCGTGGTGCAGGCGCTGAACCAGGCGCCCGGCCTGCGCTGCCGCACGCCCGAGGGCGCGTTCTACACCTATGCCAGTTGCGCCGGCACGCTGGGCCGCACCACGCCGGGCGGCGCGCTGCTCAAGACCGACGTGGATTTTTGCCAGTACCTGCTGGCCGAGTACGAGGTGGCCGTGGTGCCGGGCACGTACTTCGGGCTGGCGCCGTACTTCCGCATCTCTTACGCTACCTCGATGGCGCAGCTGCAGACGGCCTGCCAGCGCATCCAGGACGCTTGCGCTGCGCTGCGGTGA
- the gshA gene encoding glutamate--cysteine ligase has protein sequence MMSHLQRKIHAQPASRLAGMRRGIEKEGLRVLPTGGLALTPHPAALGSALTHPHITTDYSESQIELITGARLGVQECLDELTEIHQFVYRSLQASGGEMLWLSSMPCGLPTDETIPLARYGSSNVGRAKSVYRMGLGHRYGRRMQTISGIHYNWSLPDVTSDEYFALIRNFRRHAFVLLYLFGASPALCPCFVQGREHGLQRLGGEALYLPHATSLRMGRLGYQSEAQATLAVSYNGLDGYAASLREALSRPYPAYEALGVRSPGGEYNQLGTSLLQIENEFYGTIRPKRTVRSGERPLNALRDRGVEYVEVRLMDLDPFAPLGIDAQTMRLLDVFLLHCLLSDSPADTPQEIAELKRNQHLTAERGREPGLLLQRAGREVPLAEWGAQVLAECEPLAAALDAAHGTGDYGNALADAQRLMQQPQATPSARVLDRMAEAHGQNFSAFGLERSQWARDTLLAMPWTDAQQARFEAAAAQSVAEQKAIEAADTLPFEAWREQYMAVPIHD, from the coding sequence ATGATGAGCCATCTGCAGCGGAAAATCCACGCGCAGCCCGCCAGCCGACTGGCTGGCATGCGCCGTGGCATCGAAAAAGAAGGACTGCGGGTGCTGCCCACGGGAGGGCTGGCGCTCACGCCGCACCCGGCGGCGCTCGGCTCGGCGCTGACCCATCCCCACATCACCACCGACTACAGCGAATCCCAGATCGAGCTGATCACCGGCGCGCGCCTGGGCGTGCAGGAATGCCTGGACGAACTCACTGAGATCCACCAGTTCGTCTATCGCAGCCTGCAGGCCTCGGGCGGCGAGATGCTGTGGCTGTCCAGCATGCCCTGCGGCCTGCCCACCGACGAGACCATTCCCCTGGCGCGCTACGGCTCGTCCAACGTGGGGCGCGCCAAGAGCGTGTACCGCATGGGCCTGGGCCACCGCTACGGCCGGCGCATGCAGACCATCTCGGGCATCCACTACAACTGGTCGCTGCCCGATGTGACCAGCGACGAATACTTCGCGCTGATCCGCAACTTCCGCCGCCATGCCTTCGTGCTGCTGTACCTGTTCGGTGCCTCGCCCGCGCTGTGCCCGTGCTTCGTGCAGGGGCGCGAACACGGCCTGCAGCGCCTGGGCGGCGAGGCGCTCTACCTGCCGCACGCCACATCGCTGCGCATGGGCCGCCTGGGCTACCAGAGCGAGGCGCAGGCCACGCTGGCGGTGAGCTACAACGGGCTTGACGGCTATGCCGCCTCGCTGCGCGAAGCGCTGAGCCGGCCGTACCCCGCCTATGAGGCACTGGGCGTGCGCAGCCCCGGCGGCGAATACAACCAGCTGGGCACCAGCCTGCTGCAGATCGAGAACGAGTTCTACGGCACCATCCGCCCCAAGCGCACCGTGCGTTCCGGCGAGCGGCCCCTGAACGCGTTGCGTGACCGGGGCGTGGAATACGTCGAGGTGCGCCTGATGGACCTCGACCCGTTCGCGCCGTTGGGCATCGATGCGCAGACCATGCGCCTGCTGGACGTGTTCCTGCTGCACTGCCTGCTGTCCGACAGCCCGGCCGACACGCCGCAGGAGATCGCCGAACTGAAGCGCAACCAGCACCTCACCGCCGAGCGGGGTCGCGAGCCGGGCCTGCTGCTGCAGCGCGCCGGGCGCGAGGTGCCGCTGGCCGAATGGGGTGCGCAGGTGCTGGCCGAATGCGAGCCGCTGGCCGCCGCGCTCGATGCCGCGCACGGCACCGGCGATTACGGCAACGCGCTGGCCGATGCACAGCGGCTCATGCAGCAGCCGCAGGCCACGCCCTCCGCCCGCGTGCTCGACCGCATGGCCGAGGCGCATGGCCAGAACTTCAGCGCCTTCGGGCTGGAACGCTCGCAATGGGCGCGCGACACGCTGCTGGCCATGCCCTGGACCGATGCGCAGCAGGCCCGGTTCGAGGCCGCCGCCGCGCAGTCGGTGGCCGAACAAAAGGCCATCGAAGCGGCCGACACCCTGCCGTTCGAAGCCTGGCGCGAGCAGTACATGGCGGTGCCCATCCACGACTGA